A genomic window from Massilia sp. METH4 includes:
- a CDS encoding ABC transporter substrate-binding protein codes for MAVLALGAVHGAQAQDVVRLGNLKFAHYGAVSYIKEIAPKCGIKVEEHVFAKGLDVMQAIIAGELDVGATASEAAISGRAGGAPIYVVAGFAKGGARLVGRADLNMKSLRDLKGKRVGVTRGGIQEVLLLAELQQAGLTASDQPGKDVRLVFLAYADLNQALLGKNIDAMMQSEPQSSQAINKGFGTEIMKPYNTPIGEPVRTMVMTEKFYNERRPVAEKFMRCFLEATKTFIDNKATAEKYVRDVVFKGQISKDDFEDAIGNSPYTYDITPAHIQTTTDVMVKTGVGRMSRPPLAKDWVKTDLLDQAKKSLGVK; via the coding sequence ATGGCAGTGCTGGCGCTCGGCGCCGTCCATGGCGCCCAGGCGCAGGACGTGGTCAGGCTGGGCAACCTGAAGTTCGCCCACTACGGTGCGGTCTCGTACATAAAGGAGATTGCGCCGAAGTGCGGCATCAAGGTCGAGGAACATGTGTTCGCCAAGGGCCTGGACGTGATGCAGGCGATCATCGCCGGCGAGCTCGACGTGGGCGCCACGGCGTCCGAGGCAGCCATTTCCGGGCGGGCCGGCGGCGCGCCGATCTACGTGGTGGCCGGCTTCGCCAAGGGCGGCGCCCGGCTCGTGGGCCGCGCGGATCTGAACATGAAATCGCTTCGCGACCTGAAGGGCAAGCGCGTGGGCGTGACGCGGGGTGGCATCCAGGAAGTGCTGCTGCTGGCCGAGCTGCAGCAGGCGGGGCTGACGGCTTCGGACCAGCCGGGCAAGGACGTGCGCCTGGTGTTCCTCGCCTACGCCGACTTGAACCAGGCGCTGCTGGGCAAGAACATCGACGCCATGATGCAATCCGAGCCGCAATCCTCGCAGGCCATCAACAAGGGCTTCGGCACCGAGATCATGAAGCCGTACAACACGCCGATCGGCGAACCGGTGCGCACGATGGTGATGACGGAGAAGTTCTACAACGAGCGCCGCCCGGTGGCCGAGAAGTTCATGCGCTGCTTCCTGGAGGCGACCAAGACCTTCATCGACAACAAGGCGACGGCCGAGAAGTACGTGCGCGACGTGGTATTCAAGGGCCAGATTTCGAAGGACGACTTCGAGGATGCGATCGGCAACTCGCCCTACACCTACGACATCACCCCCGCGCATATCCAGACGACCACCGACGTGATGGTGAAGACCGGCGTGGGCCGCATGAGCCGCCCGCCGCTGGCCAAGGACTGGGTCAAGACCGACCTGCTGGACCAGGCCAAGAAAAGCCTGGGCGTGAAATAG